Proteins encoded within one genomic window of Anopheles gambiae chromosome 3, idAnoGambNW_F1_1, whole genome shotgun sequence:
- the LOC1279825 gene encoding COP9 signalosome complex subunit 8 — translation MLSEKIRQLTLVLEKHELEAPGGIVSIQLYSELFAAYLYQNDLANARFLWKRIPQNMKAGNGELEQMYKVYVALWNNNTAAFYKAINHDWSKHVSELMFELKEKFQQETIALIGRAYSSIFENVFAEMTNQTPDMIEDTCKSLSWEIVPGAYPRLIIPKRTVDEKPIVVGAEAQLHRLTDFVSFLEN, via the exons ATGCTTTCGGAAAAGATACGACAGCTAACTTTAGTGCTAGAAAAACACGAACTAGAG GCCCCCGGCGGAATCGTCTCCATTCAGCTATATTCGGAACTATTTGCGGCCTATCTTTATCAAAATGATCT TGCAAATGCTCGGTTTCTTTGGAAGCGCATCCCGCAGAACATGAAAGCCGGAAACGGGGAGCTCGAACAGATGTACAAAGTGTACGTAGCGCTGTGGAACAACAACACGGCCGCCTTCTACAAAGCCATCAACCACGACTGGTCCAAGCACGTGTCCGAGCTGATGTTTGAGCTGAAGGAGAAATTCCAACAGGAAACGATCGCACTCATCGGCCGCGCGTACAGCTCCATCTTCGAGAACGTGTTCGCCGAAATGACCAACCAGACGCCGGACATGATCGAGGACACGTGCAAATCGCTGAGCTGGGAAATCGTGCCCGGGGCCTATCCGCGATTGATCATACCAAAGCGAACGGTGGACGAGAAGCCGATCGTGGTCGGTGCGGAAGCGCAGCTGCACCGGTTGACCGACTTTGTGTCGTTCCTCGAGAACTGA